A window of the Candida orthopsilosis Co 90-125, chromosome 1 draft sequence genome harbors these coding sequences:
- a CDS encoding transcription factor — protein sequence MTVTKKETTDDKINPQLHQESVKSEPRQEEAQTSSSSKENKTTSTDAASSATATGSRKLPPLASLQSVYRSDYQPFTTFLPYEPAFREQQSNGSSSVGAMTTNIAASALSRLESGDFGTAGRNNNNNNDNDEDDVKPASNETKSEKSHHSGVQAAHDRLKQQQQQQHPHKTKPSTTTSSTASLTTNDQQKPFKCTFESCEWSFARQSDLTRHFKSHMAPQYNCPYWKNDPTCHKNGGAFNRLDVLKRHLKLVHYVRDKRLPIGEGSSVEISNNGTNSRGSVIKSVDEPGWCRSCQRMFPNAKAFIEHCYECASQTQPTEWRSQKSTNVDSSGASGSGVGGSSTDADLHQTKFRVLIGPPQNKKQKTTAT from the coding sequence ATGACAGTTactaaaaaagaaacaactGACGATAAAATAAACCCACAACTTCACCAAGAATCAGTAAAATCAGAACCACGACAGGAAGAGGCACAGACGTCGTCATCCtccaaagaaaacaagaCCACTTCCACTGATGCTGCATCATCCGCCACAGCTACAGGTTCACGTAAACTACCACCATTAGCTAGTCTACAATCAGTCTACCGTAGCGATTATCAACCATTTACGACTTTTTTACCTTATGAACCAGCATTTAGAGAACAACAATCTAATGGCAGTTCCTCGGTTGGGGCCATGACGACCAATATTGCAGCCAGTGCTTTATCACGATTAGAATCGGGCGATTTTGGAACTGCGGggagaaacaacaacaataacaatgataatgatgaagatgacgtAAAGCCGGCGTCAAATGAAACCAAGCTGGAGAAATCCCACCATTCAGGAGTACAAGCAGCACACGATCGACttaaacaacaacagcaacaacaacacccACATAAAACCAAACCATCTACCACAACCTCTTCCACTGCCTCGCTCACTACCAATGACCAGCAGAAACCATTCAAATGCACATTCGAATCCTGTGAATGGTCATTCGCACGTCAATCAGATCTTACGCGTCACTTCAAATCCCACATGGCACCACAATACAATTGCCCCTATTGGAAAAACGACCCTACATGCCACAAGAACGGAGGCGCTTTTAATCGATTAGATGTCTTAAAGCgacatttgaaattggtgcaTTATGTACGTGATAAACGATTACCTATTGGTGAAGGTAGCTCTGTGGAGATAAGTAATAATGGTACAAACTCTAGAGGATCTGTGATTAAAAGCGTTGATGAACCGGGCTGGTGTCGATCGTGCCAAAGGATGTTCCCTAATGCCAAAGCGTTTATTGAACATTGTTATGAATGTGCTTCTCAAACCCAACCTACTGAATGGCGATCTCAAAAGAGCACCAATGTTGATAGTAGTGGCGCTAGTGGTTCTGGTGTTGGTGGGTCTTCAACGGATGCTGATTTACACCAAACTAAATTTAGAGTACTTATAGGGCCACCTCAGAATAAGAAACAGAAAACTACAGCCACATAG